CTGGAAGACAACTCCGAATATTATGGCATACCGGCTNNNNNNNNNNNNNNNNNNNNNNNNNNNNNNNNNNNNGCATAACAGCTCCGAAGGGGCGAAGAAGCGTCGCAAGTCGAGCGCCGAGAAGTTCCTGGAAGACAACTCCGAATATTATGGCATACAGGTGCTGCCCAACAAATTACGCTCTAAGATCACATTTCACAAAAGCTTCCTAGAGTTCCTTAAGAGCGGGTCAAGACAGTCGGGGAACAATGGCCAAGGCCAGCATGCCCGACACAACTTTTTGTGCCGCCAACAGCGACCCACGACCAGTAGCTTGGATCGTGTGGTGTGTGGGAGTGAGCTTGGCGTTGAAACTAACGACCATTTGGGATCCGCCTCCTCATCCTCCACCTCCTTCTCCTCGCTCCCTTCGGCCGGAGAGAAAGGACACGCCCTTCAGGGCTCCTGGGAATTGGCCAATCGTGGGGTTGAGGTACATAAAATCAAGTACTGCTCCACCTGTGTACATACAAACAACACATACGTTAGCACCTGGTTGatttatataaaaaaaaagacacgCGCATCGAACTAACCCCCCGGGTCCGATCAACATTTGGGAGGCTTTGGCGAGCAACTAACtacttttttgtgtgtttggCAGAGCAATGCGAGATGAAAACGAGGTTTGTCGAGATGGGTTTCACAGAGACATTTGTTACCACCAAGTCTGtagattttgaagaaaaaaaaaataacgatTTCCTATGATCGGGAATGCGGCTAACAAACGCCGCGGCATTCATTCTCTTTCTACTAACAAGGGCATACTTCATCTACCCAAACGATCAATTTAGTATTGACGCCGGTGTCATTGGCGTTACATTGTTTGATGGCCATTACTCTAAAGCAAGCCCATTGAGCCAATAATTGCTACCAACTCTGAATGGTGATTTTTAGCTTTGGTGTtttgagagaagaagaagtgctTGGAAAAAATAACTGCTTTTGTAGAGGCCTGCATATCCACTTTGTTTGCTCTGGGGTTTCCTCTCTGAATTCTCTGTGATTCCTTCACCAAACGGAAAGGATACGTAAACCTTGAGATTGACTGCCATTGCTAAAATATCAATTCGACATTTCGAATAAGCACAGACGGCACGAAATGCAGATGCATTTGTTTACGACCTCTTTTGAATGAACATCGTTTTTGTGCTCACACCAACTGACCTGTCCTCCTTTTGTTGTCCTCTCTTAGGGTTCTCTGTTATTGTGCTTGTCAAGTCATTCATTGCTGAATATGTTTCACTCATTGATCTTTTATTTCCTCTTCCGCCAGGATAAGAAGACGAAGCAACGCCACAAATCCGCTTCCCAAGAGACTTCCCCAAGGGTCGAGCTCCACAATGGCAAGCATCGTCGAAGACGTTTGGTGAGCTCGCCAGGTTCCAACGGAGTCGATCCCACTCACTCTGATAGCTTGAAAAGCACCTCAATCATAGGTACTTCGACCACTTCATCCGTCTCTTCGCccacaaccaccactaccaccatcaGTACGACAACCACTCACATATCCAAACGACTCCTGCGTGTGGACGTAGAAAGGCTGCAAGTAGACAATGCTAATCACTCCAAAGAGAGTGACGGTGAAAGTGATGGAGAGCCTGTGGACGCTGTTGGTCAAAACGAggaagagcaacaacaacaacaacaaccggGTGAAGTTTCACAGGAGGACAGAAGACCCCGATACCGCAAATCCAAGCGCCAAGCAGCCGCTCTGGCCGCTCAACAGATGTCGGAGCGAGATCGAAACCAGGATTCTCCTAGTCCCAAACGACGTCGTACCGAGTTGGACAAGCTTTTGGAGGCCGGATCTTCGTCGTTTCATTTCGAGACGGCCAGACAGGCCTCATGCCGAGAGAATGGCTTGGGACCGATTCATGTGGATGTGACGGACCACCATTCCAACTCGAGTACTGATGAGTCTCAAAATAAGCCGGCCAAGGCCTCCACCACCCTTAAGATCAGTGTGAAGAAAACGAAGACCAGGGTTGTGGAGGTTCACGCTGAGACTGATGAGGATAATGAGGACAATGAGGACGATGTTGAGGTCGAGGAAGAGCCCGtgaaagaggaagaggagaatgaagaggagaaagaagaggagaaagaggaagaactGGAGGAACAAACCAGTCGCCTCCAGTCCAAAGGAGGCAAGAAAAAGCGAGGCCATCGACGACTCCTTCTCACCAAAGAGGATCTCTTGGACGGACCTCTGCATATCGCGCCCAAAGAAGACAGGAAGAAGAAATCCGGCCCTCTTCGGCGCTTCTCACGCGAACCCAATGTAAACGACTATCTACCTCGAGACCTGTTTGAGAGTCTGGACGAGCGCCTAGGTCGAATCACATCCGAATCCGTCGATGTCAATGGCATGTCCTTCTCGTTTGAACACACCCCGTTCAATGAGGGCTGGTTTCAGACCTACTCCAGACAGGATCAGGGCGATGAGATCCTGTTCTATCCGGAGACCCATTGGTTTCCACTTCCGTACGAGATGCCCATCTCCACGTTTTATACCAAAAAGGAAGGAGGAACATCAGGGGGGGGTCCTCTGAGTGGGAAGGCCAAGCGGAAGATCCTGGAAGAATCGGCCTCTGGCTCGATTACTCCCGACGAGTCTCCAAGGAAGACTACTCGGAAAGGCAGTATTGTGACAGCTGAACCGCCCCCAAAGTCACTCCGAAGGTCTGCCATGGAGAGTCGGAAGAAAGAGGCCAGGTCCTCGGTGTCTTCCAGTGAAGGCAAGAAGTCGGGTATCCTCGCTCGATTGGGGCCGAAAGGAGCCATACCAGATGGCTTGGGTGGCAACCTGAATGACGCCCATCGGAAGAGTCCTCGATGCCATGCCTCCACCAAAGCTCTTTTGACGTGTGCCTCCGTGCCTGAGGGAGAGGAGGAACCCGTCGATGTGGGGAACCCTGTCCCACCATCGGAAGATGAGAACCCTCTGATTGACGAATGTTCCAACGACTCGACCTTCAGCCATGTGTCGTCTGCCACCAATCAAAACCGCAAGTTCAAATCCGAATCCTCTCAGGAGTACAAGGACCTGTCCCTCAACATAGAGCTCTTCTTGAAGCAAGACGACGCTAGTCTAGCAGGTCAGGAGAGTGATGGAGACCGTCCCTCCAGTCTGAccttcaagaagaagaaacgccGGAGTAGTGGCAAGCACACCAACTCGGCTAGCGCTCAACATTCTGGCGAAGATCCCATGGATCGGATTGTGGCCGCCAATGTCGATCCGCTTCTCCTGGACTGCTTGGAGGACGAGCTCCCTAGTGTGACCATTGACGAGGAGATTCCCGGTTCCGAACCCCTGGAGCTACTTGATAACTATGAAACATGTGATTCAATGGCGCAGGTCTGCAATAGTCGCTGGATGAGGGCCATGTCGATCATACCCGATCCCTCACCCAGGAAAgtgttcaagacaaaacgCATCAATTCTCCCCCACCCGTGACCGTGCATCGACCCGAGTTGGATGATTCGAGCTCTGAATACGCCACTTCTG
This genomic interval from Tigriopus californicus strain San Diego chromosome 6, Tcal_SD_v2.1, whole genome shotgun sequence contains the following:
- the LOC131881528 gene encoding claspin-like; protein product: MPARTALLIAIGDVVETGPPTTRRASSASASSSTAKLKNGFRAGHSAGGSQHTPNRLRCHSETASEIQNSDDNLSTVSSLSDPDDDEVESGVQDGLSRALKMKTRGIGPKSRTRLLSVESESTSNNGLGLHPGDEMDQGGPLSPRTRSTTKQEKKLRVNAPEFDEEVSFSEAPSGLSEEDFGDSNPPGETNGHTLDDPEESDGNNASQETRLIPHNSSEGAKKRRKSSAENSEGAKKRRKSSAEKFLEDNSEYYGIQVLPNKLRSKITFHKSFLEFLKSGSRQSGNNGQGQHARHNFLCRQQRPTTSSLDRVVCGSELGVETNDHLGSASSSSTSFSSLPSAGEKGHALQGSWELANRGVEDKKTKQRHKSASQETSPRVELHNGKHRRRRLVSSPGSNGVDPTHSDSLKSTSIIGTSTTSSVSSPTTTTTTISTTTTHISKRLLRVDVERLQVDNANHSKESDGESDGEPVDAVGQNEEEQQQQQQPGEVSQEDRRPRYRKSKRQAAALAAQQMSERDRNQDSPSPKRRRTELDKLLEAGSSSFHFETARQASCRENGLGPIHVDVTDHHSNSSTDESQNKPAKASTTLKISVKKTKTRVVEVHAETDEDNEDNEDDVEVEEEPVKEEEENEEEKEEEKEEELEEQTSRLQSKGGKKKRGHRRLLLTKEDLLDGPLHIAPKEDRKKKSGPLRRFSREPNVNDYLPRDLFESLDERLGRITSESVDVNGMSFSFEHTPFNEGWFQTYSRQDQGDEILFYPETHWFPLPYEMPISTFYTKKEGGTSGGGPLSGKAKRKILEESASGSITPDESPRKTTRKGSIVTAEPPPKSLRRSAMESRKKEARSSVSSSEGKKSGILARLGPKGAIPDGLGGNLNDAHRKSPRCHASTKALLTCASVPEGEEEPVDVGNPVPPSEDENPLIDECSNDSTFSHVSSATNQNRKFKSESSQEYKDLSLNIELFLKQDDASLAGQESDGDRPSSLTFKKKKRRSSGKHTNSASAQHSGEDPMDRIVAANVDPLLLDCLEDELPSVTIDEEIPGSEPLELLDNYETCDSMAQVCNSRWMRAMSIIPDPSPRKVFKTKRINSPPPVTVHRPELDDSSSEYATSVNEETGSVHSLESTTSSGRRKVKRKRNLTGFPNPKKRRKTPSLLNNVLTKRTIAASTSTKNEPPSGKAAKQSAPVPKGKAPMGTAKGLAQISDDESDVDADESGSDEEEDEDDKTQEVEGRSLRNVTRAEPKCYRDPDSDLDLGDDLKVPVRRKLKVPKTPSPKKVGKVTKKLKTPLKVPKKSSRHTRSKRK